TCTACGCGCGCGCCTACCTGGAAGGCCGCTTGTCGGAAGACGAGCTGGACCGCTTCCGCCGCGAGATCGGCGGCGGCGGGCTGGCCTCGTATCCGCACCCGCGCACCATGCCGGGCTTCTGGCAGTTCCCGACCGTGTCGATGGGCCTGGGCCCGTTGATGGCCGCCTACCAGGCGCGCTACATGCGCTACCTGGAAGACCGCGAGCTGATTCCCGCGCAGGGCCGCAAGGTCTGGGGATTCCTGGGCGACGGCGAGCAGGACCAGCCCGAGACGCTGGCCGCCGTGGCCATGGCCGGCCGCGAGAAGCTCGACAACCTGATCTTCGTGGTCAATTGCAACCTGCAGCGCCTGGACGGCCCGGTGCGCGGCAACGCCAAGATCATGCAGGAGCTGGAAAGCGTGTATCGCGGCGCCGGCTGGAACGTGATCAAGGTGGTCTGGGGCGGCGACTGGGACGCGCTGCTGGCCCAGGACCATGACGGCCGTCTGCGCCGCCGCATGATGGAGTGCGTGGACGGCGAGTACCAGGTGTTCAAGGCGCGCGGCGGCGCCTATGTGCGCGAGCATTTCTTCGGCGCGGATCCGGTGCTGCTGGAGCGCGTGGCGCACCTGAGCGACGAGCAGATCGGCGCGCTGCATCGCGGCGGCCACGATCCGGCCAAGGTATACGCGGCCTATGCGGCCGCGCTGCGCCATACCGGCAGGCCCACCGTCATCCTGGCCAAGACGGTCAAGGGCTACGGCATGGGCGCGGCCGGCGAGGCCGCCAACACCAACCACCAGCAGAAGAAGATGGCGGATCCGGCCGTGCGCGCGTTCCGCGACCGCTTCTCCATCCCGGTGCCCGACGATCAGCTGGAGCAGATTCCGTACATCAAGCCGGCGCCCGGCAGCGCCGAGCAGGCCTATTTCGACGCGGCCATCCAGCGCGCGGGCGGCCATCTGCCGCGCCGTCCGGCCGGCCCCGGCCCGCTGGCCACGCCGCCGCTGGAGGCTTTCGCCTCGCTGCTCAAGAGCAGCGAGGGCCGCGAGTTCTCGACCACGCTGGCCTTCGTGCGGCTGCTGGGCCAGCTGCTGAAGGATCCCGGCATCGGCAAGCGCGTGGTGCCCATCGTGCCCGACGAATCGCGCACCTTCGGCATGGACGCCATGTTCCGCCAGGTCGGCATCTATTCGCACGTGGGCCAGCTGTACACGCCGCAGGACGCCGACCAGCTCAATGTCTACCGCGAGGACCGCCAGGGGCAGATCCTGCAGGAAGGCATCAACGAGTCCGGCGCCATGGCATCCTGGATCGCGGCCGCCACGGCGCACAGCACGCATGGGCTGGCGACGATCCCGTTCTACATCTTCTATTCGATGTTCGGCTTCCAGCGCGTGGGCGATCTGGCCTGGGCCGCCGGCGACATCCGCGCGCGCGGTTTCCTCCTGGGCGCGACCTCGGGCCGCACCACGCTGGAAGGCGAGGGCCTGCAGCACGACGACGGCCACAGCCACGTGCTGGCCTCGGTGATCCCGTCGTGTCGCGCCTACGATCCGGCCTATGCCTACGAGATCGCGGTGATCGTGCAGGACGGCATGCGGCGCATGTACCAGGAACAGGAAGACGTCTTCTACTACCTGACCCTGATCAACGAAAAGACCGAGCACCCGGCCATGCCAGAAGGCGCCGAGGAAGGCATCCTGAAGGGCATGCATCGTGTGCGCGAGGGCGGGTCGGGCGAGACGCGGGTGCAGCTGCTGGGCAGCGGCGCGATCCTGCGCGAGGCGATGGCGGCGGCCGACCTGCTGGCGCAGGACTTCGGCGTGCAGGCCGATGTCTGGAGCGTCACCAGCTACACCGAGCTGCGGCGCGAGGGCCAGGAATGCGAACGCTGGAGCCGCCTGCATCCGTTGCAGGACGCGCGGCGCGGCCATGCCGAAACCTGCCTGGCCGCGACCCAGGGGCCGGTGGTGGCGGCGACCGACTACATGAAGACGGTCGCCGAGCAGATCCGCCCCTTCACGGCGGGGCGGCGCTACGTCACGCTGGGCACCGACGGCTTTGGCCGCTCGGACACGCGCCAGGCGCTGCGTGCGTTCTTCGAGGTGGACCGCCACCACATCGCGTTGGCGGCCCTGAAGGCGCTGGCCGACGACGGCGTGGTGCCGAGGGAGCTGGCGGCGGACGCCATCCAGCGCTACGGCATCGATCCCGAGGCCGTGTCGGCGGCCTTGCCCTGACGGGTACGGCGGGCCTCAGGCCCGCCGCGCCAGCAGCGCCCAGACGCCGGCGGCCGACAGCAGCGCGCCGCCGCCCAGGTTGAAGCCGCGCTGCGCGCGCGGCGAGGCCAGCAGGCGGCGCGCCTGGCCGGCGAACAGCGCGTAGGCGGCGGCGTTCAGGCCGGCGCAGGTCACGAAGGTGGCCGACAGGATCCACATCTGGCGCACCGTGTCGCCGGCCGGGTCGATGAACTGCGGCAGGAAGGCGACGAAGAAGATGATGCCCTTGGGATTCAGCGCCGTCACCAGATAGGTGTTGGCAAAGAGCTTCCAGCGCGATCCCGCCTCGCCCGCCTGGGGCAGCGTGGCAGGCGCCACGCCGGCGCGCAGCAGCTTGAAGCCCAGGTACAGCAGGTACAGGCCGCCCACGGTCTTGACCACGGTGAACCAGAACGCCGAGGCCGACAGCAGCGCGCCCAGGCCGACCAGAGACAAAAGCAGCGCGGTGGAATCGCCCAGCGCCACGGCCAGCACCAGCGGCAGGCGGGCGCGCCGGCCGTGCGTGATGGAATAGCTGATGACGGTGAGGATGGTGGGGCCGGGCAGCACCAGCAGCAGGGCCGAGGCGCCCAGGAAGGCCAGCCAGGTTTCGAGAGGCATGACGGGGACTCCGGGAAGGCGACCGCGAGGGTTCGTGGTCAGGGCGGCGGGCGCAGGCCCGCAACGCGGTTCAGGCCCCGCCGGGAAAGGCCGCCGCCTGGGCGTCCGCGCCTGTGCGGGATCAGCGCGCCGAGCTTAGCATGTACTCCACGGCCGCACGCAGGGTCGCCTCGTCCGCCGAGGAGCCGCCGCGCGGCGGCATGGCGCCCTTGCCCGTGAGCACCGTGGCCAGCAGCGCGTCGGCGCCCCGGGCGGCGTAGGGCGCCCAGACCTGGCGGTCTCCCAGCTTGGGCGCATTGGCCACGCCGGACGCGTGGCACACCACACAGGCGGACTTGTAGAGTTTTTCACCGGCGGGGTTGACGGTCTGTGCAGTGGCGTCCGCCCGGGCCGACGCCACGGGCAGGGCGGCCAGCACGGCCAACAGGACGAGTCTTGCTGCTTGGGTCATGGCATCGGTCCTTGAAGGGCGGTTGCGGGGCGGGCGCGGCTCAGCGCGGGATCGGGCCGGGCGCCTTGATCTGCTTCATCAGATCATCGTTCCACTTGCCCTCGACCTTGATGTGCCCGGCCGCGCCCAGCTCGAAGGCCTCGATCAGGTTGTGGTTCAGGTAGGCGTACACGCCCGGCTGCTTGAAGGTATAGAGCGCCGCGCCCGCCGAGCCGCCGCGGATGAACCAGGTTTCCAGGTTCTTTTGCGGCGGGTTGCCGAACTTGCCGGTTTCCCAGACCCAGTCGCCGTGGCCGCCGATCAGATGCGGGCGCGTGTCGCGGTTGGCCTGCGAATGGATCAGCAGCACGGTTTCGCCGACCTTGGCCGTGAGCGCGTTGGCGCCGGTCAGCGCGCCGACCTTGCCGTTGAAGACGATGTGGGACGGCGTCAGCTTGCGCATGACTTCCACCGTGTCGCCATAGCTTTCGGCCAGGGTCTTGTAGTCCTTGTATTTGCCCTTTTCGTCCTTGGGGATGTAGAGGTCGAACTCGCCGATGGTGTAGACGCGGTCGTAGCGCAGCGGCTTGCCGTCGGGATCCTTCAGGCCGTCGCGCGGCAGCACCATCAGCGTGCCGCTCATGCCGGACACGACGTGCCAGGGCACCATGCCCTCGGGCGCGCAGTGGTAGACGAAGGTGCCGCTGCGATCGGCCTTGAAGCGCAGCGTGGCCTGCTCGCCGGGGTTGACGTTGGTCAGCTTGGCGCCGCCCAGCGCGCCGGTGGCGGCGTGGAAGTCGACGTTGTGCGGCATGGCGTTGGTGGCGGGGTTGACCAGGGTCAGTTCCACATAGTCGCCCTCGTGCACCACCAGCGTGGGGCCGGGCATGGAGCCGTCAAAGGTCATGGCCTGCAGCGTGGTGCCCTTGTCGTCGATCACCATCTTCTTTTCCTCGATGGTCATGGTGAACTCGACCACCTTGGGGCCGCCTTTGGCCACCTGCTCATGCGGGTGGACTTGCGGCGGGGCGACCAGGGCGACCTTGGCGCGGGGCAGCTGGTCGGCGTTCTGGGCATGCGCCAGGCTGGCGGGCAGCGTGACGATCAGGGCCGCGGCAAGCAAAGTGGGGCGGAAGACTTTCATGTGCAACTCCTGTTTTCGGTTTCCTCAACAGCCGTTCGAGCCGGCGCTTTCATTGAAGGCCACGCGGGCCGCCCCTTCTTTGCTGTAGCGCAAACTGCGGGGCAGGACGCGCCCGGGCGCGCATTGCCAGCGCAGGGGGGCGATGCCACCATGGAATCGTGCCCACCTCGACCCGGACGGACCGCGATGCCCACGCCCTTGTGCCATGCCCTCCTGCGCAACCTGGACCTGTTCCGGCCCTTGTCCGATGCGGAATTGCAGGCCGCCTTGCTCGGCGCCCAGCCTTGCCGGCTGGACGCGGGGGCGGCGGCGTTCCATCAGGGCGAGCCGGCCGCGCACTTCTTCGTGCTGCTGCACGGCTGCCTGAAGGTGACGCAGGTCACGCCGGACGGCGAACAGGTGCTGGTGCGCTACGTCAATCCGGGCGATCTGTTCGGGCTGGCGCGGGCCATGCGCCAGGCCTGTTATCCGGCGTCGGTGGTGGCGGTGCAGGAAAGCGTCTGCCTGGCCTGGCCGGCGGCGGCCTGGGATGAATTCGCCGCCAGCCATCCCCGGCTCAACGCCGCCGCGCTGCAGACCATGGGCCGGCGGCTGCAGGACGCGCATCTGCGCATCCAGGAACTGTCGACCGACGAAGTCGAGCAGCGCGTGGCGCGCGCCATGCTGCGCCTGTTCGAGCAGTCGGGCCAGCCGGTGGCCGACGGCATCGGCATCGGCTTTCCGATCACGCGGCAGGACATCGCCGAGCTGACCGGCACCACGCTGCACACGGTCAGCCGGCTGCTCAACGACTGGAAGCAGCGCGGCATCGTCGACTGCGGCCGCAAGCGCGTGGTGCTGCGCTCGCCGGCGGCGCTGGCGCGGCTGTCGTCGGCGGCGCCGGCCGGGCTGCGCGACTGCGCGGGCTGCCTGTCCTGTATCGATGGACCGCCGGCGGACGGTGCGCAGAGGGTCGGGGCGCACGCGCTGCCGGGCTGATTCGCCGTTGCTTCCGCGTCGCGGGACCGGGCGGCGGCGGGGAGTGAGGGCGCGCGGGCCAGGAACCCGCGCCGGCCGGCCGGTTACTCATGGCGTGGATGAAAACCACCCCGTGGAGACGGCATGATTTCCCTATATGACTCAGCGCTGCAAAAGCAGAAGTGGAAGGCCGAGCGCGTCCTGAGCCCGCGAGCCGCGCCGCTCGGCAAGTTCGGCAATGTGCAGTACGCCCCACCCGATGCGACCGCTGCGGGCCCCAGGTTGAGCGGCATGCGCAAGTTCCTGTGTTCCGTCAGGGCGGCGTTGACGGCGTTGACGTGCCGGCTGTCGATGAGCCCCGCGCGTCGGGTGGCGTTGCGCGACCAGGGGCAGCGCTGCGCTGTCGACCGCCACATGGCGAACCTGCTGGGATGCCTGACCGGCTGCGCGCTGAAGGACAAGCGGGGCGAGGACTATCGCCGGCAGCTGCGCAACGCCTGGGCCAGGCTGGAACGCACGGGCGCAACGCCGGCGATGAAGGAAGCAGCCATGGTCCGGTTGATTTCGGAGTTCCAGTCCTGGGACCGCAGCGCCGTGGCCGCGGGAATCGCGCGCGTGCTCAGGGAGCCGCTGCCTCGGCAGCAACAGAGTTGGCTGGGCTTGTTGAACGATCAGGTGTCGCGGCCGATTCCGGCTGGCGCGGCCGCTGGCGGCAGGCCGGTCAGCGGCGCGCGATCCGCGTCGCCGCAGGATGGCGGGTCCGTCATGCCGCCGTCCGGCGGCCCGCTGGACGCCGCTTCCCGTCCGGGCCTGCCCGCGCCGGTGATGGAGCATGTCACCGGCGACATCACCAGGATGAACGTCGATGCGATCGTCAATGCCGCCAAGCCTTCGTTGCTGGGCGGGGGCGGCGTGGACGGCGCGATACACCAGGCGGCGGGGCCGGGTTTGCTGGCCGAGTGCGCCAAGCTGGGCGGCTGCGAGGTCGGCTGTGCCAAGATCACCGCCGGCCACCGGCTGCCGGCTCGTCACGTGATCCATACGGTGGGGCCGGTGTGGCAGGGCGGCGGGAACAACGAGGCGGCGAAGCTGGCTTCCTGCTACCGCGAGTCCATACGCCTGGCCGTGAAAAAGGGCCTGGGCTCGATCG
The Achromobacter sp. AONIH1 DNA segment above includes these coding regions:
- the aceE gene encoding pyruvate dehydrogenase (acetyl-transferring), homodimeric type; the encoded protein is MDMPLEPTDLDPQETREWLDAMQAVVAHEGRPRAHYLLDQLIDQDRAGAGRYAAPNTTPYINTIPVSAQDAFPGDTSLELRLDAYLRWNAMAMVLRAGKTSGVGGHIATYASATTLYETGYRHFFRAATPEFLGDMLYIQGHSAPGIYARAYLEGRLSEDELDRFRREIGGGGLASYPHPRTMPGFWQFPTVSMGLGPLMAAYQARYMRYLEDRELIPAQGRKVWGFLGDGEQDQPETLAAVAMAGREKLDNLIFVVNCNLQRLDGPVRGNAKIMQELESVYRGAGWNVIKVVWGGDWDALLAQDHDGRLRRRMMECVDGEYQVFKARGGAYVREHFFGADPVLLERVAHLSDEQIGALHRGGHDPAKVYAAYAAALRHTGRPTVILAKTVKGYGMGAAGEAANTNHQQKKMADPAVRAFRDRFSIPVPDDQLEQIPYIKPAPGSAEQAYFDAAIQRAGGHLPRRPAGPGPLATPPLEAFASLLKSSEGREFSTTLAFVRLLGQLLKDPGIGKRVVPIVPDESRTFGMDAMFRQVGIYSHVGQLYTPQDADQLNVYREDRQGQILQEGINESGAMASWIAAATAHSTHGLATIPFYIFYSMFGFQRVGDLAWAAGDIRARGFLLGATSGRTTLEGEGLQHDDGHSHVLASVIPSCRAYDPAYAYEIAVIVQDGMRRMYQEQEDVFYYLTLINEKTEHPAMPEGAEEGILKGMHRVREGGSGETRVQLLGSGAILREAMAAADLLAQDFGVQADVWSVTSYTELRREGQECERWSRLHPLQDARRGHAETCLAATQGPVVAATDYMKTVAEQIRPFTAGRRYVTLGTDGFGRSDTRQALRAFFEVDRHHIALAALKALADDGVVPRELAADAIQRYGIDPEAVSAALP
- a CDS encoding LysE family translocator encodes the protein MPLETWLAFLGASALLLVLPGPTILTVISYSITHGRRARLPLVLAVALGDSTALLLSLVGLGALLSASAFWFTVVKTVGGLYLLYLGFKLLRAGVAPATLPQAGEAGSRWKLFANTYLVTALNPKGIIFFVAFLPQFIDPAGDTVRQMWILSATFVTCAGLNAAAYALFAGQARRLLASPRAQRGFNLGGGALLSAAGVWALLARRA
- the nirK gene encoding copper-containing nitrite reductase: MKVFRPTLLAAALIVTLPASLAHAQNADQLPRAKVALVAPPQVHPHEQVAKGGPKVVEFTMTIEEKKMVIDDKGTTLQAMTFDGSMPGPTLVVHEGDYVELTLVNPATNAMPHNVDFHAATGALGGAKLTNVNPGEQATLRFKADRSGTFVYHCAPEGMVPWHVVSGMSGTLMVLPRDGLKDPDGKPLRYDRVYTIGEFDLYIPKDEKGKYKDYKTLAESYGDTVEVMRKLTPSHIVFNGKVGALTGANALTAKVGETVLLIHSQANRDTRPHLIGGHGDWVWETGKFGNPPQKNLETWFIRGGSAGAALYTFKQPGVYAYLNHNLIEAFELGAAGHIKVEGKWNDDLMKQIKAPGPIPR
- a CDS encoding cytochrome c5 family protein, which codes for MTQAARLVLLAVLAALPVASARADATAQTVNPAGEKLYKSACVVCHASGVANAPKLGDRQVWAPYAARGADALLATVLTGKGAMPPRGGSSADEATLRAAVEYMLSSAR
- a CDS encoding O-acetyl-ADP-ribose deacetylase produces the protein MEHVTGDITRMNVDAIVNAAKPSLLGGGGVDGAIHQAAGPGLLAECAKLGGCEVGCAKITAGHRLPARHVIHTVGPVWQGGGNNEAAKLASCYRESIRLAVKKGLGSIAFPAISTGVYGYPRKEAAAIAVAAVRQAMQESEGSSLRRVVFCCYDDEDARLYRQLLSGMRQP
- a CDS encoding Crp/Fnr family transcriptional regulator yields the protein MPTPLCHALLRNLDLFRPLSDAELQAALLGAQPCRLDAGAAAFHQGEPAAHFFVLLHGCLKVTQVTPDGEQVLVRYVNPGDLFGLARAMRQACYPASVVAVQESVCLAWPAAAWDEFAASHPRLNAAALQTMGRRLQDAHLRIQELSTDEVEQRVARAMLRLFEQSGQPVADGIGIGFPITRQDIAELTGTTLHTVSRLLNDWKQRGIVDCGRKRVVLRSPAALARLSSAAPAGLRDCAGCLSCIDGPPADGAQRVGAHALPG